Proteins encoded together in one Cicer arietinum cultivar CDC Frontier isolate Library 1 chromosome 4, Cicar.CDCFrontier_v2.0, whole genome shotgun sequence window:
- the LOC101499151 gene encoding type I inositol polyphosphate 5-phosphatase 4-like, with protein sequence MRDDNSKKSKLSWPKTLVKKWFNIKSKAEDFQADDDVLYGGVDEEWMNNCSQREECTIKKSKTERVKRRHTERMRRCKIDHDVAQVTDVHNYRIFVATWNVAGRSPPSYLNLEDWLHTSPPADIYVLGFQEIVPLNAGNVLGTEDNGPARKWLALIRKTLNSLPGTSGECHTNSPLPDPIVELEADFEGSMRQKATSFFHRRSFQSLSHSMRVDNDMSAPQACLDRRFSVCDRMIFGHSTGDYDSNYRWASSDDENGDSPVTAQYSPMSYRGCVSMEDRDRQTENSRYCLVASKQMVGIFLTVWVKSNIRDDVRNMKVSCVGRGLMGYLGNKGSISISMSLHKTSFCFICSHLTSGQKEGDELRRNSDVMEILRKTRFPRVNGIADESSPQTILDHDRIIWLGDLNYRIALTYRAAKALVEMHNWKVLLENDQLHIEQEQGRVFEGWNEGQIYFPPTYKYSNNSDRYAGDERHSKQKRRTPAWCDRILWYGRGLRQLSYVRGESRFSDHRPVCSVFLAEVESISRNRIRKCSSCSSSRIEVEELLPHSHGYYNYTDLTFY encoded by the exons ATGAGAGATGACAACTCCAAGAAAAGCAAg cTTTCATGGCCCAAAACTTTGGTCAAAAAATGGTTCAATATTAAGAGTAAAGCTGAAGACTTTCAAGCAGATGATGATGTTCTTTATGGAG GTGTTGATGAAGAGTGGATGAACAACTGTTCACAAAGGGAGGAATGCACTATCAAGAAAAGCAAAACAG AAAGAGTAAAGAGAAGGCACACAGAAAGAATGCGACGATGTAAGATTGATCACGATGTAGCTCAGGTTACTGATGTGCATAACTATAG AATCTTTGTTGCTACTTGGAATGTAGCTGGAAGATCTCCTCCAAGTTATTTAAATCTGGAAGATTGGCTTCACACTTCTCCTCCTGCTGATATTTATGTTCTTGG GTTTCAAGAAATTGTGCCTCTCAATGCTGGAAATGTTTTGGGGACAGAAGACAATGGTCCTGCTAGAAAATGGCTAGCTCTTATTAGAAAGACACTTAACAGTCTTCCCGGAACGAGTGGCGAATGCCACACTAATTCACCTCTCCCTGATCCCATTGTCGAGTTAGAGGCTGATTTTGAGGGATCAATGAGGCAGAAAGCTACCTCTTTCTTCCATCGCAGGTCGTTCCAATCTTTAAGTCATAGTATGAGAGTGGACAATGACATGTCAGCACCACAAGCATGCCTTGATCGCCGTTTCAGCGTATGTGATAGAATGATATTTGGTCACAGCACAGGTGACTATGATTCCAATTATAGATGGGCGTCATCGGATGATGAAAATGGAGACTCTCCGGTTACAGCGCAGTATTCGCCAATGTCATATAGAGGGTGTGTCTCTATGGAGGACAGAGATAGACAGACAGAGAACTCAAGATATTGTTTGGTAGCTAGTAAGCAAATGGTTGGGATCTTTCTAACAGTTTGGGTGAAAAGCAATATAAGAGACGATGTTCGCAACATGAAAGTGTCTTGCGTTGGCAGAGGGTTGATGGGATATCTTGGAAACAAG GGTTCAATATCAATTAGCATGTCCTTGCACAAAACAAGCTTTTGCTTCATCTGTAGTCATTTGACTTCTGGACAAAAAGAGGGTGATGAGCTACGGAGAAATTCAGATGTAATGGAGATTCTCAGAAAGACAAGGTTTCCCCGAGTTAACGGCATTGCCGATGAGAGTTCTCCTCAGACTATCCTGGATCATGA TCGAATAATTTGGCTGGGGGATTTAAACTATCGGATAGCCCTTACTTACCGTGCAGCAAAAGCTCTCGTAGAGATGCATAATTGGAAGGTATTGTTAGAGAATGACCAG ctACATATAGAGCAGGAACAAGGTCGTGTCTTTGAAGGATGGAATGAGGGCCAAATATACTTCCCTCCCACATACAAGTATTCAAACAATTCGGACAGATACGCAGGCGATGAAAGGCACTCGAAACAAAAGAGGAGAACTCCAGCATG GTGTGATCGGATCTTATGGTATGGAAGAGGCCTCCGCCAATTATCTTATGTTCGCGGGGAGTCAAGATTCTCCGATCATAGACCAGTTTGTAGCGTGTTCCTGGCAGAAGTTGAGTCTATTAGCCGAAACCGAATCAGAAAATGTTCTAGTTGTTCAAGTTCAAGGATTGAAGTAGAAGAGTTATTGCCGCATTCACATGGCTACTACAATTATACCGATTTGACTTTCTATTGA